The genomic region CGATAAACGGAAGCGCGGCGACCTCCTCGAACACCTCGATGAAGCGCTCCACCCGAAGCGACCAGACGCTGTACGGCAATGCCGCCTTGAGCGCGGAAGGCGAGTCCAGCGCGATGATCTTCCCCGCGATGATGAGCGCCATGCGGTCGCAGTGCTCGGCCTCGTCCATGTAGTGCGTCGTGACGAAGATGGTCTTGCCGTTTTTCGAGAAATCGTAGATGATCTCCCAGAAAGTGCGCCGCATGATGGGGTCCACCCCCGAGGTCGGTTCGTCGAGAAAGAGCACCGGCGGATCGTGCAGAATCGCTCCCCCCAGGGCCAGGCGCTGCTTCACGCCGCCGGGGAGACTTTTCACAACAGTGTCCTTCCGCCTCCCGATGTCCGCCATTTTCACAACGTACGCGATGCGCTCGCGAAGCCGCGCCCCCTCGAGACCGTAAAGGCTCCCGAAGAACTCGAGGTTCTCGCGCACCGTAAGGTCGTCGTACAGTGAAAACTTCTGCGACATGTAGCCAATGACGGTCTTGATGCTCTCCTGAGCGGTCATGATGTCGAAACCCGCCACGCTCCCCTCTCCCGCGGTGGGCGCAAGGATGCCGCAGAGCATGCGGATTGTGGTGCTCTTCCCGGCGCCGTTGGGGCCGAGGAAACCGAAGATCTCGCCCGCACGGACGTTGAAGCTGATATCGTTCACCGCGTAGAAATCTTCGAAACGTTTCGAGAGTCCGCGTACCTCCACCGAAAACCCGCTCATCGCCGTCACCCTATTCCATTTTTCTGCTGAAACGCCGGACGCTGAAGAAGAGCAGCACGGCGCCAAGTGTGAAAAGCGCCAGCATCTCCGGCCAGAGCACGCCGGCTCCCACTCCCTTCAGGAAAATCCCGCGGATGATCGTGATGAAGTAGCGAAGCGGGTTGAGAAAGGTAATCGCCTGTACCGGCACCGGCATCGCGTAAATGGGAAAGACGAACCCTGAGAAGAGGATCGCGGGCACAAAGAAAAGGAAGGTCGAAAGCATGGCCTGCTGCTGGGTCCGCGAAACCGTCGAGATGTACAGACCAACGGCGAGCGTCGAGAGAATGAACAGTATTCCCGAAAAAAGGAGCAAAGCGAAACTCCCGTTAAACGGCACACGGAACCACGCGATGGTGATGATCGTCACCACGCAGATATCGGCGAATCCTATGATGGCGAACGGCAGGGTCTTCCCGGCCACGAACTCGATTGGCCGAAGCGGCGAGACGACGAGCTGCTCCATGGTGCCGGTCTCGCGCTCCTTCACCACGGACATCGAGGTGAGCATGATCGTGATCAGCGCGATGAGGAGCCCCAGCACCCCGGGGAGCATAAAGTTACGCGAGGCGAGGTCCGGGTTGAAGAGAGCGCGCTCGACCAGTCCGACGCTCTCTTTCATTCGCAGGCCGCCGGTTCCGCGCGACACCACGAGCACCCGTATCCTGTCCTCCAGGTAGTCGAAGGAAAACGAGCCGGTTATCCGGTTGACGTACGACATGATCACCGAGGCCCTGCCCGAGTCGGTGCCGTCCAGGACGAGCTGCACTTCGGCGCCCCGGCCCGATTTGATCCGCTTCGAGAAGCCCCTGCCGACGTGCAGCATGATGTCGGCCTCGCCCCGGTCCATCAGATCCGAGGCGCCGTCCGGGGATTCCGGAAACGCCGCGAGATGAAAATATCCGCTCGCGGTGAAGCGGCGGACGAAATCGCGGCTGGCGGATGAACGGTCCTCGTCGACGAGCACCATCGCTATATCGGTGACGTCGGTATTCGCCGCGTATCCGAAGATGAGGAGCATGAGAATGGGGGAACCGAATAGCACGCCGATCATCCGCCGGTCGCGCAGCACCTGCTTGAACTCCTTGACCACCACGCTTTTAAGGATGCTCTTTCGTATCCACTTCATGAGCGCGCCTCCGGAAGCCGCATCGAAAGTTTTCTCACGCTTCCGGCGAGCACCGCGAGCGCGAAGACCGCCAGGAACACGATCTGCATCCACAACAGGCTTACGCTCACGCCCTTGAGCGCGATCCCCTTTACGAGCACGATCAGGTACTTGGCCGGGATGAGATAGGTGATGGCCTGGACGACGACCGGCATGCTCTTTATGGGGAAGATAAAGCCCGACAGTATGAACGAGGGCAGGTAGGTCACCACCATCGCCGCCTGCACCGAGAGCACCTGAACGCGCGTCGCCGCCGAGATGAGAATCCCAAGGCTCGATGTCCCCGCAAGGAAGAGGAGCGACACCATGCCCAGCTCCACGAAGCTCCCTTTAAGGGGGACATCGAAGACGAAGTATCCGAGCGTGATGGTCGCCGCCACGTCGAAAAGCCCGATGATGAGATAGGGGATGAGCTTTCCGAGCACCAGTTCAAACCCGCGCACCGGCGTGGTGATGAGCGTCTCCATGGTGCCGCGCTCCCACTCGCGCGAAATGGTGAGCGACGCGATGAGCGCGGAGATGATGGCGAGGATGAGGACTATGAGCCCGGGGATGATGAAGTTCTTGCTCCGGAGCTCGGGATTGTACCATATCCTGCTGCGTATTTCGACGGGCATCTTCGGCTCCCGGATACCGGCGCGGGCGAGCTCCCGCACCTTGAGGTCGAGATTAAAGTTCATGATGATCGCGCTCGCGTAGCCGATCGCCACCGTCGCCGTGGTCGCGTCCGATCCGTCGGTGACAAGCTGCACGTCGGTGCTCTTTCCCGACTTGAACCGCCGCTCGAAGCCGGGCGGGATGACGAGCGCCATGGCGACCCGTTCGCTGTCGATGAGCCGGTCGATCTCGGCGTAGCTTTGGACATGGCCGCGCATCGAGAAGTATTCCGTGTGGGAAAACTCCTCCACGAAGCGGCGCGAGAGGGTGCTGTGGTCCTGGTCGTATACGGCCATGCCCACGTTTTTAACGTCGACCGTCAGCGCATAGCCGAAGAGCATGATGAGAAGCGCCGGCGCCACGAGCGCGAGGATGAGGCTTCGCGTATCGCGGCGCACCTGCAGCCACTCCTTGCCGGCAACGGCGAGAACCCGGACCAGCGAATGACCGGCTTTCATCGCTTTGCGCCTTTGGAAATGATTTCCATGAAACAGTTTTCAAGCGTCGGCACTTTCGTCTCGGCCGCACCGGCGCGAATGCCCCTGCGGGAAAGCGCGGCTTTTATGCGTTTCCCGGCGCGCCCGGCGTCGTCCACGAAGAAGCGCAGCGCGTTCCCCTCGCGGATGATGGAAGCGAACTCCCCGCTCTCCAACAGAACGGCCTCGGCCTTCCACACGTCCGACGGCCGGATCTCGACAAGCACCCTGCCGATGCCCGCCTTTATCTCGGTCGGGCTTCCCGTAACCACGAAACGCCCTTCGTACATGAGCGCGACCCTGTTGCAGCGCTCGGCCTCGTCCAGGTAGGCGGTACTCACCACGATGGTCACGCCCCCGGCCAGCAGGCCGTAGAGTATCTTCCAGAACTCGCGCCGCGATACCGGGTCCACGCCGTTCGTCGGCTCGTCGAGCAGAATGAGCCCGGGCCGGTGCACAAGGCAGCAGGCGAGCCCCAACTTCTGCTTCATGCCGCCCGAAAGCTTTCCGGCAAGGCGGTCCCTGAAGGGACCGAGCCTGCTGAACTCGTACAGCCCCTTCTCGCGCTCCCTGATCTCCCTGCGCGAAACACCGAACACCCTCCCGAAAAAATGTATGTTCTCCTCCACCGTGAGGTCTTCGTACAACCCGAAGCGCTGCGGCATGTATGCGAGGTTCTCCTTTATCAGGAAGGGATCACCGGCCACGTCGACGCCCCCCACCTCGATGCTCCCGGAATCGGGAGGAAGGATGCCCGCGACCATCCGAAGCAGGGTGCTCTTCCCGGCCCCGTCCGGGCCGACTATCCCGAATATCTCACCCCCGCGCACGGAAAAGGACAGGTCGGCAACGGCCCGCGTTTTTCCGAAAGTTTTCGAGATGTCGCGCGCGTGTATCACTTCTTTTCTCCATTCGTAATGATGACCGCGTCGGCGGGCATGCCCGGCTTCAGCGCCTGGTCGGGATTGTCGACCGCGATCTTTACCGCGAACACCAGCTTAACCCGCTCTTCCTTCGTCTGGATGGTCTTTGGCGTAAACTCGGCCTTGTTCGAGATCGCGACCACCCTGCCCGCGAACGCCCTGCCGGGGAACGAGTCCACGTACACCTCGGCCTTCTGGCCCAGCTTTACCAGTCCCAGCTTCACCTCGTTGACGTAGACGTACATCCACGGCCTGGTGATGTCGGCGACAGTCACGATCGGGGTTCCCGGAAACGCCATCTCGCCGACCTCGAGGTTCGTATCGAGCACCACGCCGCCGATCGGCGAGTAGAGGACCGCGTTGGTGATCGCGGCCGATACCTGATCGTGCGCGGCGCGCGCCACGCGGTAGGCCGTTTCGGCGTTGTCCAGGTCCCGCCGCGAAACCGAGCCCGAGGCGAAGAGCGCCTTTATGCGGGCGAGGTTGCGCTCCGCGTTGGTGAGATTGGCCTGCGCGGAGTTACGCTGCGCTGACAGCTCGTCGTACTCCAGGCGCACCAGAAGCTCGCCCCGGTCGACCGGTTCCCCCTCCGCCTTCGGAAGACTCGCGACACGCCCGGCTATCTTCGAGCTCATCTCTATCTCGGTGACCTCCACGGTACCCGAGCCCTCTATACGCGCGTCGTCCTTCCCGAGGTGGCGGAACACCTCGAAATAGAGCGTCGAAACGACGAGCGCCGCGGCCGCAAGCGCGAGCGGAATCATTTTTTTCCTGTTCATTTTCGCACATCCTCCATTATGATGCCGTCATCATCCGAGCCGATCTCCCTCCCGAGCTCGGCCAGGGAGCCGTAGTAGGCGTTGATCGCGTTGATATAGCCGGCGCGCGCGTTTGTGCGGGCGAGCTCGGCCGAAAGGAGCTCCGAATTCTTGATGACGCCCGCGCGGTAGCTCTCGCGCGCGATCCGGAGGCCCTCCTCCGCGGTGGACACGTTGTCCTTCTGCGACCTGATCGTCAGGCAGGCG from Spirochaetota bacterium harbors:
- a CDS encoding ABC transporter permease gives rise to the protein MKAGHSLVRVLAVAGKEWLQVRRDTRSLILALVAPALLIMLFGYALTVDVKNVGMAVYDQDHSTLSRRFVEEFSHTEYFSMRGHVQSYAEIDRLIDSERVAMALVIPPGFERRFKSGKSTDVQLVTDGSDATTATVAIGYASAIIMNFNLDLKVRELARAGIREPKMPVEIRSRIWYNPELRSKNFIIPGLIVLILAIISALIASLTISREWERGTMETLITTPVRGFELVLGKLIPYLIIGLFDVAATITLGYFVFDVPLKGSFVELGMVSLLFLAGTSSLGILISAATRVQVLSVQAAMVVTYLPSFILSGFIFPIKSMPVVVQAITYLIPAKYLIVLVKGIALKGVSVSLLWMQIVFLAVFALAVLAGSVRKLSMRLPEARS
- a CDS encoding ABC transporter ATP-binding protein translates to MSGFSVEVRGLSKRFEDFYAVNDISFNVRAGEIFGFLGPNGAGKSTTIRMLCGILAPTAGEGSVAGFDIMTAQESIKTVIGYMSQKFSLYDDLTVRENLEFFGSLYGLEGARLRERIAYVVKMADIGRRKDTVVKSLPGGVKQRLALGGAILHDPPVLFLDEPTSGVDPIMRRTFWEIIYDFSKNGKTIFVTTHYMDEAEHCDRMALIIAGKIIALDSPSALKAALPYSVWSLRVERFIEVFEEVAALPFIDEAAIFGSEIHIMCEKGFPLKRELAKALRGKGIAGFIIEEVGATLEDVFVSHARRLGV
- a CDS encoding ABC transporter ATP-binding protein, with amino-acid sequence MIHARDISKTFGKTRAVADLSFSVRGGEIFGIVGPDGAGKSTLLRMVAGILPPDSGSIEVGGVDVAGDPFLIKENLAYMPQRFGLYEDLTVEENIHFFGRVFGVSRREIREREKGLYEFSRLGPFRDRLAGKLSGGMKQKLGLACCLVHRPGLILLDEPTNGVDPVSRREFWKILYGLLAGGVTIVVSTAYLDEAERCNRVALMYEGRFVVTGSPTEIKAGIGRVLVEIRPSDVWKAEAVLLESGEFASIIREGNALRFFVDDAGRAGKRIKAALSRRGIRAGAAETKVPTLENCFMEIISKGAKR
- a CDS encoding efflux RND transporter periplasmic adaptor subunit; protein product: MNRKKMIPLALAAAALVVSTLYFEVFRHLGKDDARIEGSGTVEVTEIEMSSKIAGRVASLPKAEGEPVDRGELLVRLEYDELSAQRNSAQANLTNAERNLARIKALFASGSVSRRDLDNAETAYRVARAAHDQVSAAITNAVLYSPIGGVVLDTNLEVGEMAFPGTPIVTVADITRPWMYVYVNEVKLGLVKLGQKAEVYVDSFPGRAFAGRVVAISNKAEFTPKTIQTKEERVKLVFAVKIAVDNPDQALKPGMPADAVIITNGEKK
- a CDS encoding ABC transporter permease, whose product is MKWIRKSILKSVVVKEFKQVLRDRRMIGVLFGSPILMLLIFGYAANTDVTDIAMVLVDEDRSSASRDFVRRFTASGYFHLAAFPESPDGASDLMDRGEADIMLHVGRGFSKRIKSGRGAEVQLVLDGTDSGRASVIMSYVNRITGSFSFDYLEDRIRVLVVSRGTGGLRMKESVGLVERALFNPDLASRNFMLPGVLGLLIALITIMLTSMSVVKERETGTMEQLVVSPLRPIEFVAGKTLPFAIIGFADICVVTIITIAWFRVPFNGSFALLLFSGILFILSTLAVGLYISTVSRTQQQAMLSTFLFFVPAILFSGFVFPIYAMPVPVQAITFLNPLRYFITIIRGIFLKGVGAGVLWPEMLALFTLGAVLLFFSVRRFSRKME